One segment of Acropora muricata isolate sample 2 chromosome 8, ASM3666990v1, whole genome shotgun sequence DNA contains the following:
- the LOC136926231 gene encoding cationic amino acid transporter 2-like isoform X3, which produces MNKEMRCFWKFWRRKWIDPACLAETKLARCLSLLDLTALGVGCTLGAGVYVIACEIARDVAGPSTVISFLIAGIASVLSGLCYAEFGARVPKAGSAYIYSYVTVGELVAFIIGWNLVMEYMIGAAAIGRAWSAYFDSMVHDKIRSWVIENVGSIRIDGLGGYPDFIAAAVIIVLMIIQLLGVKKSTAFIFGVTCINIVVIVFIIIMGMILARPQYWSDFMPYGPSGVLAGSATAFFAFVGFDVIATAGEEAKNPSKSIPISIMLALSICFLAYFGVSAAVTLIWPYNMLDYGAALPKAFEHRGAHFAKYIIAAGALCGMTAAINGGLFPLPRLLYAMSSDGLIFKSFACVSKSTEVPFVGTLFSGILAAFLAMIFELQALVEMMSIGTLQAYTIVSTSVLILRYQPGTIGFVKSFEEDEESNQESPSTDCPPREPTERSGMISKCVIWFLFFFFFCFSAFLINGLIPMYEGEAWAVILAVLFVVVFIAAIVLLNFQPKSLTRLPFQVPLVPCLPLASMFINIYLMMELNPATWMRFGVWMVIGLSIYIFYGLRHSVEGKRQSEQEGYVPLEQMDSSRSDQPEPQDGQSLKK; this is translated from the exons ATGAACAAAGAGATGAGATGTTTCTGGAAGTTTTGGAGGCGAAAATGGATAGATCCAGCTTGTTTAGCCGAAACAAAACTTGCGCGATGTCTGTCCCTCCTCGATTTAACTGCTCTAGGCGTTGGCTGTACTCTTGGTGCAGGGGTTTACGTCATTGCTTGTGAAATCGCTCGCGATGTTGCCGGCCCATCCACAGTAATATCATTTTTAATCGCTGGAATTGCATCTGTGCTATCAGGATTGTGTTACGCAGAATTCGGCGCGCGTGTGCCTAAGGCAGGCTCGGCCTACATTTACAGTTATGTCACTGTCGGGGAGTTGGTGGCGTTTATTATTGGCTGGAATCTTGTAATGGAGTATATGATTGGAGCTGCGGCCATTGGTCGAGCGTGGAGTGCATATTTCGATTCCATGGTACATGATAAAATTAGATCCTGGGTTATAGAAAATGTTGGGTCCATCCGCATTGATGGACTTGGTGGTTATCCAGATTTCATAGCAGCGGCTGTTATTATCGTCCTTATGATAATTCAACTGTTAGGCGTTAAGAAGTCCACCGCATTTATATTCGGCGTGACTTGTATAAACATCGTTGTGATAGTATTTATCATTATAATGGGTATGATTTTAGCTAGACCTCAATATTGGTCCGACTTCATGCCTTACGGACCCTCGGGTGTCCTTGCAGGGTCTGCTACCGCATTCTTTGCCTTCGTTGGTTTTGATGTCATTGCTACAGCGGGTGAAGAAGCCAAGAACCCAAGTAAATCCATTCCGATATCCATAATGCTGGCGTTGTCTATTTGTTTCCTTGCATATTTTGGTGTTTCTGCTGCAGTCACATTGATCTGGCCATACAACATGTTGGATTATGGGGCGGCATTACCTAAGGCCTTTGAGCACCGTGGAGCGCATTTTGCAAAGTACATCATTGCGGCTGGCGCGCTTTGTGGAATGACAGCTGCAATCAACGGCGGGCTTTTCCCTCTGCCCCGCTTGCTTTACGCTATGTCCTCTGATGGACTTATCTTCAAGAGTTTTGCTTGTGTTAGCAAATCTACCGAGGTACCCTTTGTGGGTACGCTTTTCTCAGGAATTCTGGCGGCTTTTCTTGCAATGATCTTTGAACTCCAAGCCCTTGTAGAGATGATGTCAATAGGTACACTTCAGGCCTACACAATTGTCTCCACTTCTGTGCTTATTTTACGATATCAACCTGGGACTATAGGATTTGTAAAAAGTTTCGAAGAGGACGAAGAATCGAACCAGGAGTCTCCTTCCACAGACTGCCCTCCTCGAGAGCCAACTGAGCGGTCAGGGATGATCTCCAAATGCGTCATTTggtttttgttcttctttttcttctgttttagcGCGTTTTTGATTAATGGTCTTATTCCGATGTATGAAGGAGAGGCCTGGGCTGTTATTCTTGCGGTATTGTTCGTTGTAGTTTTTATAGCCGCCATTGTGTTGTTGAACTTTCAACCGAAGAGTCTGACACGTCTGCCGTTTCAAGTTCCACTTGTCCCTTGTCTTCCTCTCGCTTCAATGTTTATTAATATATATCTTATGATGGAGCTTAACCCCGCCACTTGGATGCGATTCGGTGTCTGGATGGTAATAG GTTTATCAATATACATTTTCTACGGTCTCCGGCACAGTGTGGAAGGAAAGAGACAGAGTGAACAAGAAGGCTACGTTCCCCTCGAGCAAATGGACAGCAGTAGAAGCGATCAACCAGAACCACAGGATGGtcagagtttaaaaaaataa